A single window of Solanum dulcamara chromosome 5, daSolDulc1.2, whole genome shotgun sequence DNA harbors:
- the LOC129888634 gene encoding photosystem I reaction center subunit N, chloroplastic, with product MAAMNSSVLACSYAVSGMGSSELTSKYAVSMASPSLQKLPVIIKAQQQSSNQDNDQIAAGRRVALLGLAAALFTTASSANAGVIDDYLEKSKANKELNDKKRLATSGANFARAYTVQFGTCKFPENFTGCQDLAKQKKVPFISDDLALECEGKDKYKCGSNVFWKW from the exons ATGGCAGCAATGAACTCAAGTGTATTGGCATGTAGCTATGCTGTGTCTGGCATGGGTTCATCTGAACTCACATCAAAATATGCCGTTTCTATGGCTTCCCCATCACTTCAGAAATTGCCAGTCATCATTAAGGCTCAACAACAATCCTCTAACCAGGACAATGACCAAATAGCAGCCGGAAGAAGAGTGGCTCTCCTTGGCCTTGCTGCTGCCCTTTTCACCACTGCTTCCTCTGCCAATGCTGGCGTCATCGACGACTATCTTGAGAAAAGCAAAGCCAACAAG GAATTGAATGACAAGAAGAGGTTGGCGACAAGTGGTGCAAACTTTGCAAGGGCATACACTGTTCAGTTTGGAACTTGCAAGTTCCCCGAGAACTTCACCGGATGCCAAGACCTAGCCAAGCAAAAG AAAGTGCCATTTATAAGTGACGACTTGGCATTGGAGTGCGAAGGCAAGGACAAATACAAGTGTGGTTCTAATGTGTTCTGGAAATGGTGA
- the LOC129888636 gene encoding pentatricopeptide repeat-containing protein At5g64320, mitochondrial has product MLKRSKLLIHICEEVGSLTRNPTFAFCTCVTDDKCDNAKVRGDGSESENEWERLLKPFDFKQLQRSLNKITPYQLNKLLALPLDVPTSMELFEWAGSQMSYCHSFDVYYTLIDKLGAAKEFKIIDRLLLRMKDEGIVFKESLFIMIMRHYGRGGLPGQATRILLDMWNTFSCEPTFKSYNQALDTLLAGNCPKVAPNVFYEMLGKGISPSVFTFARVIQALCIINEVDSACSLLRDMTKHGCVPNSVIYQILIHALSKSNRVNDALKLLEEMFLMGCIPDVNTFNDIIHGLCRADRIHEAAKLVDRMLLRGFTPDAIIYGILMHALCRTGRVDEARVLLNKVPEQNNVLFNMLINGYVTNGRFDEAKAILNEKMLIKGYQPDVYTYNILIRGLCKKGILCSAHEVVDEMSSKGCQPNAITYTTLIDGFSKAGRLQEAYDLVTEMSAKSLSLNIVGYNSLISALSKQGMIQQALEIFGDMSSNGCKPDIFTFNALILGFCKIDKMDEALGIYRDMFLEGVIANTVTYNTLIHAFLRKGKTQEALKLVNDMLFRGCPLDEITYNGLIKTLCNDGAVERALGLFEEMMRKGAKPNHVTCNILINGFCRVGKVQNALEFLRDLIHRGLTPDIVTYNSLINGLCNNGRIREAQNLFEKLELEGVCPDTITYNTLISSYCKMRMRDDAYTLFTRGIAVGFIPNNVTWYILVRNFVRKSYESVTTLT; this is encoded by the coding sequence ATGCTAAAAAGGTCGAAGCTTTTAATTCACATATGTGAAGAGGTAGGATCTCTGACTAGGAACCCTACTTTTGCATTTTGTACTTGTGTGACTGATGACAAGTGTGATAATGCTAAAGTCAGGGGCGATGGGTCGGAGTCTGAGAATGAATGGGAAAGATTGCTTAAGCCTTTTGACTTCAAACAACTCCAAAGATCACTCAATAAAATTACCCCGTATCAGCTCAATAAATTATTGGCACTGCCTTTGGATGTACCAACATCGATGGAGCTATTCGAGTGGGCCGGTAGCCAGATGAGCTATTGCCACTCATTTGATGTCTACTATACTTTGATTGATAAACTTGGTGCTGCCAAGGAATTTAAGATTATAGATAGATTGTTATTACGGATGAAAGATGAAGGAATAGTTTTCAAAGAGTCCCTCTTTATTATGATAATGAGGCATTACGGAAGAGGTGGTTTACCAGGGCAAGCAACTAGAATACTTTTGGATATGTGGAATACTTTCTCTTGTGAACCCACATTTAAGTCATACAATCAAGCGTTAGATACTCTGTTAGCTGGAAATTGTCCCAAAGTTGCTCCAAATGTATTTTATGAAATGTTGGGGAAAGGTATTTCTCCTTCTGTATTCACTTTTGCTCGAGTGATACAAGCATTATGCATAATCAATGAGGTAGACTCTGCTTGTTCACTTCTCAGAGACATGACAAAACATGGGTGTGTACCAAATTCAGTTATTTACCAGATTCTTATTCATGCACTTTCAAAGTCTAATCGGGTAAATGATGCGTTGAAACTTTTGGAGGAGATGTTTCTTATGGGTTGCATACCCGACGTCAATACTTTCAATGACATTATCCATGGGCTTTGCCGAGCTGATAGGATTCATGAGGCTGCAAAACTGGTTGATCGGATGCTTCTTCGAGGTTTCACCCCTGATGctataatttatggcattctgATGCATGCTTTATGTCGAACAGGGCGAGTAGATGAAGCAAGGGTTCTTCTCAACAAAGTACCTGAACAGAATAATGTCCTCTTTAATATGTTGATCAATGGCTATGTGACTAATGGACGGTTTGATGAAGCAAAAGCCATTCTGAATGAGAAAATGTTGATTAAAGGTTATCAACCAGATGTTTATACATACAACATTCTAATTCGAGGTCTTTGCAAGAAGGGAATTTTGTGTTCGGCTCATGAAGTTGTAGACGAAATGTCATCCAAAGGTTGCCAGCCCAATGCAATTACATACACAACCTTGATTGATGGCTTCTCCAAGGCTGGCCGTCTACAGGAAGCTTATGACCTTGTTACTGAGATGTCAGCAAAAAGTCTCAGCCTAAATATAGTGGGTTATAACTCTCTTATATCAGCTTTGAGTAAACAAGGAATGATCCAGCAGGCATTAgaaatttttggtgatatgtcAAGCAACGGATGTAAACCAGACATTTTTACATTCAATGCTCTGATTTTAGGCTTTTGCAAGATTGACAAGATGGATGAAGCTTTGGGGATATACCGAGATATGTTCTTGGAAGGAGTTATTGCCAATACAGTTACCTACAACACTTTGATTCATGCTTTCTTGAGGAAAGGTAAAACCCAAGAGGCGCTTAAGCTTGTAAATGATATGTTATTCAGAGGATGCCCCCTTGATGAGATCACATACAATGGCCTCATAAAAACACTTTGCAATGATGGAGCAGTTGAGAGAGCACTGGGACTTTTTGAAGAAATGATGAGAAAGGGAGCAAAACCTAATCATGTAACGTGCAACATCTTGATCAATGGCTTTTGTAGAGTAGGTAAGGTTCAAAATGCCCTTGAGTTTCTGAGAGACCTGATACATCGTGGATTAACACCTGATATAGTCACATATAACAGTCTAATAAATGGCCTTTGTAACAATGGTCGAATTCGAGAAGCTCAGAACCTCTTTgaaaaattagaacttgaagGAGTCTGTCCTGATACTATCACTTATAACACCTTGATTTCTTCCTATTGTAAAATGCGCATGCGTGATGATGCTTACACCCTGTTTACTAGAGGCATAGCTGTTGGTTTCATTCCCAATAATGTCACATGGTACATACTAGTTAGAAATTTTGTTCGAAAGAGTTATGAGTCAGTTACTACTTTGACTTAA